The DNA window ATTGTGAAGAAACCATTTCCCAAGTATCCAGTATCTCAGTTTCCCCTCTTCCATCagttaaaatggaaagcagTTGTCCTCCATGTCCAGCTCCTGTCATTTCCCCACAGACACATCACCTTTCACAGACAGATCAACTCTCAGGAACGGATCGAACTAAGAATCTTGCGGTTACTTCAGGTTTTACAGCAGTTGGAACACTTGGcaccttattttttttatatagggtaattaataaacaataattttaaataacttCTATAAAGATatctatataattttcatagatatatcataattaaaatgtataatcattaaataattaatttcctTCATTCTACAATAGTTTACCCCAATGGCGTCCTGGTTCAGAAGGCCAGGTATGAATAATATAGGAACAGATCTATATATGAATTCAGGCGCAGAAAGTTTCCTARGAATGCAGAATGAGAATGGTGGTAATAATCTATTTTACCAACCATAAgtctaataaatttttttaaaacaattatATATCATAGAccaattaaaataaaaaaatatcgacAAATTTTCTCACAAAAATATAGTAACGAAAcacttcatattttatgtaa is part of the Plasmodium vivax scf_4612 genomic scaffold, whole genome shotgun sequence genome and encodes:
- a CDS encoding variable surface protein Vir34, putative (encoded by transcript PVX_036190A); this translates as MLKDEFVLPKTTKKTSWCDITTLLLKTEYPHGLNLLDCEETISQVSSISVSPLPSVKMESSCPPCPAPVISPQTHHLSQTDQLSGTDRTKNLAVTSGFTAVGTLGTLFFLYRFTPMASWFRRPGMNNIGTDLYMNSGAESFLXMQNENGGNNLFYQP